In Parasegetibacter sp. NRK P23, a single genomic region encodes these proteins:
- a CDS encoding D-alanyl-D-alanine carboxypeptidase/D-alanyl-D-alanine-endopeptidase: MKKFSTYSIPALTKAFLKHRKKTVGAVFILMLLTGCSAPKATTVTSINAPFSGTVLENAHVGVVVSDATTGEVLYAHNADKYFTPASNMKLFSLYTALSVLNDQLPGMDYVETTDSIFLFPTGDPTFLHPDFKDQPVFDFLKKTSLPLAMTTANWNEKHFGPGWAWNDYDSYYMPERSPFPVYGNVIHWVQQTRKNEQPLSVEDSLETLVLSEPDINWKVNFLYGKKGNTFGVSRAKDSNHFFIAEGKEPSATADVPFVTDTLRSGLELLYDSLRKDISITSTLRREFPQTVYSRPLDSVLRPMMHVSDNFFAEQLLLCCSYMKTGYFNAASIIDSMMTGPLAAMPDKPRWVDGSGLSRYNLVTPRSMTWLLRKMQQEFGMDRLKHILPTGGEGTLKNYYLGQKGRIFAKTGTLSNQVALSGYLYSKKGKLLVFSFLINNHTAPVSEVRRYVEEFLSRF; encoded by the coding sequence ATGAAGAAGTTTAGTACATATTCTATCCCGGCGCTCACCAAAGCTTTCCTCAAACACAGGAAAAAAACAGTGGGCGCCGTTTTTATATTGATGCTGTTAACAGGATGCTCCGCGCCAAAAGCAACCACTGTTACAAGTATTAATGCTCCTTTCAGCGGAACGGTACTGGAGAACGCGCACGTGGGCGTTGTTGTTTCCGATGCAACAACAGGTGAAGTGCTCTATGCACACAATGCCGACAAATACTTTACCCCCGCTTCCAATATGAAGCTGTTCTCCCTGTACACGGCGCTTTCAGTCCTGAACGATCAATTGCCGGGCATGGACTATGTTGAAACCACCGATTCTATCTTCCTTTTTCCAACAGGAGATCCCACGTTTTTACACCCTGATTTCAAGGACCAGCCGGTATTCGATTTCCTGAAAAAAACCAGCCTTCCCCTTGCAATGACCACCGCCAACTGGAACGAAAAACATTTCGGTCCCGGATGGGCCTGGAATGATTATGATTCGTATTACATGCCGGAAAGAAGTCCCTTCCCGGTGTACGGCAATGTGATCCATTGGGTGCAACAAACACGGAAAAATGAACAACCGCTTTCCGTGGAGGACTCATTGGAAACACTGGTGCTTTCAGAACCGGACATCAACTGGAAAGTGAATTTTCTTTACGGGAAGAAGGGCAATACGTTTGGCGTATCGCGCGCGAAGGATAGCAACCATTTTTTTATTGCGGAAGGGAAAGAACCCTCGGCTACCGCCGATGTGCCTTTTGTAACCGATACACTCCGTTCGGGCCTGGAATTGCTGTACGATAGCCTGCGGAAAGACATCAGTATTACCTCCACCCTTCGCCGTGAGTTCCCTCAAACCGTTTACAGTCGTCCGCTGGACAGTGTTCTTCGTCCAATGATGCACGTGAGTGATAACTTCTTTGCGGAGCAACTCCTGCTTTGTTGTTCCTATATGAAAACAGGTTACTTCAATGCCGCATCCATCATCGATTCCATGATGACGGGACCGCTTGCCGCCATGCCCGACAAACCACGCTGGGTGGATGGCAGCGGGTTAAGTCGTTACAACTTGGTTACGCCCCGCTCCATGACCTGGCTGCTCAGGAAAATGCAGCAGGAATTTGGTATGGATCGTTTAAAACATATTCTTCCTACCGGAGGGGAAGGCACTTTAAAAAATTATTACCTCGGTCAGAAGGGACGCATCTTCGCGAAAACGGGAACACTTTCCAACCAGGTAGCCCTTAGTGGGTACCTCTATTCGAAAAAAGGGAAACTGCTGGTGTTCTCGTTCCTCATAAACAACCATACTGCTCCGGTTTCGGAGGTAAGAAGGTATGTGGAGGAGTTTTTGAGCAGGTTCTGA
- a CDS encoding PKD domain-containing protein: MRTLLFILLLAAWSPHTYAQVARVEYFFDADPGAGKGMPLSVATGNQTGGNFQLPMSTLSNGFHTLFIRAANSAGLWSHTTSAQFFLQETSVPQINRTEYFLDTDPGEGKGTSVNVSSAPAGSTFFIPLNTVPGGMHTLFIRTRDDNGRWSHVNSQAFYVQPHSGSTVPAIEYFIDNDPGMGKATAVTIPANGSLNAIIPLSNTPVGFHTLGIRAKDDQGRWGQTQAYAFFVNERNDAQIDRIEYYFQNTEDTSSTYTYKVPEPSASVSLDFDADLSGLQGEKEYTMFLYAVTNTGVKSLVHSKQVKVCGGAVAAAKFGNIAMGTEISFIDSSRDATKYYWDFGDGSIDSVSNPVHKYAEGGNYTVKLVVENFCNRDTVEQIVNALTLQSIYPNRGGNTGSVTVSILGGGFANPGSITITNGSAQYQGKDVSIRKGGNELVTTFELINAPQGSYDLTVEQQGSSYTLANAITIEPLATPDFNITIAGRNSARVGIKQKYSIDVTNKGNVDAHGVPIWIAVPHGSTIDFDFTVYTLKSSPIHKDSISTYFTTDSLFSSRYDSMDIYPLLIPLIPAESSIKYDFDLTQKSVKETQLKAFVFSPIYGSPPNPQYIDCNSTIVNKSLYETFTDQIKCKQKVDQFFRTNQEKLTKHPCAGISYDALERAYGKIGDCDIHKWYYGQAFSLPHIVLQSIAEQGPGIILACGSDGRNIVDLMKSKNAKEAIYKLLKRIFMNKMKAAAESKLACSGIFGFKALESLRVQVVASFDPNEKTGPSGNTAQHYTQGSAPFNYTIYFENVDTATAPAQEVIIVDTLDKSKFDLSTFQVTAYGFADSTYKAPPGLNAYAGQTVFRRSAKPDLHVRFDAKLDTAAGVVTWRFLSIDPLTRELTDDPLDGFLAPNKNKAEGEGFVSFSIALKPGFNTGTAIRNKALIYFDNNKPIVTNEYLNTIDVTAPQSRVNTLPAQTPDTSFTVKWSGSDAHAGVRGYDVYVAINNGPFTLWHYDIAATEAVFTGQKDSTYRFYSIAKDYAGNTEAGKTGAEATVKIVPNAITPVDDINNPGLVFQVRPNPVAANAFVFLKLPQAEDVTITLLDVHGRMVELVTKGMRSAGEHHLPLQHDALQRGIYLLKLQSKTYQKTIRMMK, translated from the coding sequence ATGCGTACACTCCTATTTATCCTGCTGCTCGCGGCATGGAGCCCCCATACGTACGCCCAGGTGGCGCGGGTGGAATATTTTTTTGATGCCGATCCCGGTGCGGGAAAAGGCATGCCCCTTTCTGTTGCAACGGGCAATCAAACCGGAGGCAACTTTCAGCTCCCTATGAGTACATTGTCCAACGGTTTTCATACCCTCTTCATCCGGGCCGCCAATTCCGCCGGGTTATGGTCACATACTACATCGGCACAATTCTTTTTACAGGAAACCTCCGTTCCGCAAATCAACAGAACGGAATATTTCCTGGATACCGATCCCGGTGAAGGAAAGGGCACTTCAGTAAACGTTTCCTCCGCACCAGCGGGCAGTACTTTTTTTATACCGCTCAATACTGTTCCAGGAGGAATGCATACTTTATTCATTCGTACACGTGACGACAATGGAAGATGGTCGCATGTGAACAGCCAGGCATTCTATGTGCAGCCACATTCAGGCAGCACCGTTCCGGCCATCGAATATTTCATCGACAACGATCCGGGTATGGGAAAAGCAACGGCCGTAACCATTCCGGCGAATGGTTCATTAAATGCCATTATTCCGCTTTCGAATACACCCGTCGGGTTCCACACTTTGGGCATTCGTGCAAAAGATGATCAGGGTCGATGGGGACAAACGCAGGCTTACGCATTTTTCGTGAACGAAAGAAATGATGCGCAAATTGATCGCATTGAATACTACTTTCAAAATACGGAAGACACTTCATCTACCTATACCTATAAGGTTCCCGAACCATCCGCCTCCGTATCACTGGATTTTGACGCGGACCTCAGTGGCTTACAAGGCGAAAAAGAATATACCATGTTTCTTTACGCGGTTACCAATACCGGGGTGAAAAGCCTGGTGCACAGCAAACAAGTGAAAGTGTGCGGCGGCGCGGTGGCAGCCGCGAAATTCGGAAACATAGCAATGGGTACGGAAATCAGTTTCATCGACTCTTCCCGAGACGCAACAAAATACTACTGGGATTTTGGGGATGGAAGCATAGACTCCGTTTCTAACCCTGTTCACAAATATGCGGAAGGCGGAAATTATACCGTGAAACTGGTGGTGGAGAATTTCTGTAACAGGGACACCGTTGAACAAATTGTGAATGCGCTGACGCTGCAAAGCATCTATCCCAATAGGGGCGGAAATACGGGGAGTGTTACCGTGAGTATTTTGGGCGGAGGGTTTGCCAATCCGGGTAGCATCACGATAACGAATGGTAGCGCACAATACCAAGGAAAGGATGTATCAATAAGAAAGGGGGGGAACGAACTGGTAACAACTTTCGAACTCATAAATGCGCCACAAGGATCTTACGACTTAACCGTGGAACAACAAGGCAGTTCTTATACGCTGGCGAATGCCATAACAATTGAACCATTGGCAACACCAGACTTCAATATTACTATAGCCGGACGAAACAGTGCAAGAGTTGGCATTAAGCAGAAATATTCAATTGATGTAACCAATAAAGGTAATGTTGATGCGCATGGGGTTCCGATATGGATTGCAGTGCCTCATGGATCAACTATAGACTTTGACTTCACAGTATACACCTTAAAAAGCAGTCCTATTCACAAAGATTCTATATCGACATACTTTACGACAGATTCACTTTTCAGTTCCCGGTACGACTCAATGGATATATACCCGCTTCTTATACCCTTAATTCCGGCAGAAAGCTCAATAAAATATGACTTTGATTTAACGCAAAAATCAGTAAAGGAAACACAGCTAAAAGCGTTTGTTTTCAGCCCGATTTACGGATCGCCCCCCAACCCACAATACATTGACTGTAACTCGACTATAGTCAACAAAAGCCTTTACGAAACGTTTACTGATCAGATAAAATGCAAACAAAAAGTTGATCAGTTTTTCCGAACAAATCAGGAAAAACTCACGAAACACCCATGTGCCGGGATTTCTTACGATGCACTGGAAAGAGCGTACGGCAAAATTGGCGATTGCGATATTCATAAGTGGTATTACGGCCAGGCATTCTCTTTACCGCATATTGTTTTACAAAGCATAGCTGAACAAGGACCTGGGATAATTCTTGCTTGTGGAAGTGATGGCAGAAACATCGTAGACCTCATGAAAAGCAAAAATGCCAAAGAGGCCATTTACAAATTGCTCAAAAGAATTTTTATGAACAAGATGAAAGCAGCTGCCGAAAGTAAACTCGCCTGCTCAGGTATTTTCGGGTTCAAAGCACTGGAATCATTGCGCGTTCAGGTGGTCGCCTCCTTCGATCCCAACGAAAAAACAGGCCCCTCCGGCAACACCGCACAACACTATACACAGGGTTCCGCCCCCTTCAACTACACCATATACTTCGAGAACGTGGACACAGCAACAGCCCCAGCGCAGGAAGTAATCATTGTAGATACATTGGATAAATCGAAGTTCGACCTGTCCACCTTCCAGGTAACAGCTTACGGTTTCGCGGACTCCACCTACAAAGCGCCTCCAGGATTGAACGCTTATGCCGGTCAAACGGTATTCCGCCGCAGCGCCAAGCCCGACCTGCACGTGCGGTTCGATGCCAAACTGGATACCGCGGCAGGAGTGGTAACCTGGCGCTTCCTGAGCATTGATCCGCTTACAAGGGAGCTTACGGATGATCCATTGGATGGCTTCCTGGCCCCCAACAAAAACAAAGCGGAAGGAGAAGGTTTCGTTTCATTCAGCATTGCCCTGAAACCCGGCTTCAATACCGGAACCGCCATCAGGAACAAAGCGCTGATCTATTTCGACAACAACAAGCCCATCGTTACCAATGAATACCTGAACACCATAGATGTTACCGCGCCACAAAGCAGGGTGAACACGCTCCCCGCACAAACGCCGGATACTAGCTTCACGGTGAAATGGAGCGGCTCCGATGCACACGCCGGAGTTCGCGGCTACGATGTATATGTTGCCATAAACAATGGTCCTTTCACCCTCTGGCATTACGATATCGCGGCCACCGAAGCCGTATTCACCGGACAAAAAGACTCTACTTACCGCTTCTATTCCATCGCGAAAGATTACGCCGGCAACACCGAAGCAGGGAAAACGGGCGCTGAAGCAACGGTGAAAATCGTCCCCAACGCCATTACGCCCGTGGATGATATCAATAACCCCGGACTTGTTTTCCAGGTGAGGCCAAACCCGGTTGCGGCAAATGCTTTCGTTTTCCTGAAACTACCCCAGGCCGAAGACGTGACCATCACACTGCTGGACGTGCATGGACGTATGGTAGAGCTGGTGACCAAAGGAATGAGGTCTGCCGGAGAACACCATCTCCCGCTGCAACACGACGCGCTTCAGCGCGGGATTTATTTACTGAAACTCCAAAGTAAAACCTATCAGAAAACCATCCGCATGATGAAATAA
- a CDS encoding NAD-dependent epimerase/dehydratase family protein, protein MIFVTGGTGLVGSHLLAALSAQGKQVKALYRKELPAALPGIDWVQGDIMDIQRLEELLEGVEEVYHCAAIVSFQKEERKQLLRYNVEGTANVVNACIEKGVRKLVFVSSVAALGRLREGQVINETMQWSEATSNSVYGKSKFLAEMEVWRGMGEGLQVAVVNPVIILGEGDWGKSSSAIFKTVYNEFPWYTEGTTGFVDVKDVVKAMMLLMESDISGRRFILSGKVDTYRNVFSAIAKGMNKKPPHKKVTPILAKVVWRLEAVKAWFTGKTPLVTKETTRTAMAKVSFDNSRSLKEIPGFSYTDFDESIGRIARYYATSVSPT, encoded by the coding sequence ATGATATTCGTTACAGGAGGCACAGGTTTGGTAGGATCACATCTGCTGGCGGCATTATCGGCGCAGGGTAAACAAGTGAAAGCGTTGTACCGCAAAGAACTTCCTGCTGCCTTACCGGGCATTGACTGGGTGCAGGGCGATATCATGGACATTCAACGGTTAGAGGAGCTGCTGGAAGGTGTGGAGGAAGTGTACCATTGCGCGGCCATCGTTTCTTTTCAGAAAGAAGAAAGAAAACAACTCCTGCGTTACAATGTGGAGGGCACAGCGAATGTGGTGAACGCCTGTATCGAAAAAGGTGTACGCAAACTTGTATTCGTAAGTTCCGTGGCGGCCCTGGGTCGGTTACGGGAAGGACAGGTGATCAACGAGACCATGCAATGGAGCGAGGCCACCAGCAACTCCGTTTACGGGAAGAGCAAGTTCCTCGCAGAGATGGAAGTATGGCGCGGCATGGGTGAAGGCTTGCAGGTGGCCGTGGTGAACCCGGTAATTATCCTTGGGGAAGGCGACTGGGGTAAAAGTTCTTCCGCGATCTTTAAAACCGTGTACAACGAATTTCCCTGGTATACCGAGGGTACCACCGGCTTCGTGGATGTGAAAGATGTGGTGAAAGCCATGATGCTGTTGATGGAAAGTGATATCTCCGGAAGAAGGTTCATCCTCAGCGGAAAAGTGGACACGTACCGCAATGTATTTTCCGCCATCGCGAAAGGCATGAATAAGAAACCACCACACAAAAAGGTTACGCCAATACTTGCTAAAGTTGTATGGCGACTGGAAGCGGTGAAAGCATGGTTTACCGGTAAAACGCCACTGGTAACAAAAGAAACCACCCGCACGGCTATGGCGAAGGTCTCTTTTGATAACAGCAGGTCTCTGAAAGAAATTCCGGGATTCTCTTACACGGATTTTGACGAAAGCATCGGGCGCATCGCGCGTTACTACGCTACTTCAGTTTCTCCCACATAG
- the pheS gene encoding phenylalanine--tRNA ligase subunit alpha → MEQIVQQIEAWKSEIDQLQISNATALEEYRIRFLGTKGIVKGLFGEMKNVPAEKKKEFGAVLNVFKQFAEEKFEAWKQQVSEGGEGESGLDLSLPADALPLGSRHPITLVRNRIVSIFQRLGFSVAEGPEIEDDWHNFSALNLPENHPARDMQDTFYVKNPETGGADWLLRTHTSSVQVREMEKGKLPIRIICPGRVFRNETISARAHCFFHQVEGLYIAENVSFADLKQTLYFFVQEMFGKDVKVRFRPSYFPFTEPSAEMDISCLICGGKGCNVCKHTGWVEILGCGMVHPKVLENCGIDPNKYTGFAFGMGVERITMLKYQIKDLRLFSENDVRFLKQFEGA, encoded by the coding sequence ATGGAGCAGATTGTACAACAAATTGAAGCCTGGAAATCAGAAATTGACCAGTTGCAGATCAGTAACGCTACAGCATTGGAGGAATACCGCATCCGGTTCCTTGGCACCAAGGGAATCGTGAAAGGACTGTTCGGAGAAATGAAGAATGTTCCCGCGGAGAAGAAAAAGGAATTCGGCGCCGTCCTGAATGTTTTCAAGCAGTTCGCCGAAGAAAAGTTTGAAGCCTGGAAACAACAGGTTTCCGAAGGCGGTGAAGGAGAGAGCGGACTCGACCTGAGCCTGCCCGCAGATGCGCTTCCGCTCGGTTCGCGCCATCCCATCACACTCGTAAGAAACAGGATCGTCTCCATCTTTCAGCGACTGGGCTTCTCCGTTGCCGAAGGTCCCGAGATTGAAGACGACTGGCACAACTTCTCCGCCCTCAATCTCCCGGAGAACCACCCCGCCCGCGATATGCAGGATACATTCTATGTAAAGAATCCGGAAACCGGGGGTGCCGACTGGCTCCTGCGTACCCACACTTCCAGCGTGCAGGTACGTGAAATGGAAAAAGGCAAACTGCCCATCCGCATCATCTGCCCCGGACGTGTATTCAGGAACGAAACCATCAGTGCAAGGGCGCACTGCTTTTTCCATCAGGTGGAAGGGTTGTACATCGCCGAAAATGTTTCTTTCGCCGACCTCAAACAAACCTTGTACTTCTTCGTACAGGAAATGTTCGGGAAAGACGTGAAAGTGCGCTTCCGCCCATCTTATTTCCCTTTCACGGAACCCAGCGCTGAAATGGACATCAGTTGCCTGATCTGCGGTGGCAAAGGCTGTAATGTTTGTAAACACACCGGCTGGGTGGAAATCCTGGGTTGCGGGATGGTGCATCCTAAAGTGCTGGAGAACTGCGGCATCGACCCCAACAAATACACCGGCTTCGCCTTCGGCATGGGCGTGGAAAGAATCACCATGCTGAAATACCAGATCAAAGACCTCCGCCTGTTCAGTGAGAACGATGTGCGATTTTTGAAACAGTTTGAAGGGGCGTAG
- a CDS encoding arginase family protein — protein MASLTLLADFLEPLNLFALSDDEGYQEGQLGTVIKAYEEEFPDLDDADIILLGCGEQRGTGRPVNNNAAPDAIRKQFYQLHYWHRDMVIADIGNVKTGASLNDTYAALYSVLQELIAAGKTVVILGGSHDLTLAQYKAYANLERVIEAVCVDARIDLAIDSVHWNDNFLMEMLTSEPNFIRHFSHVGFQSYLVQPRMLETLDKLRFDCYRVGHVKERPEEMEPVIRHASLFSFDVAAIAHAYAPVNRITPNGFNGEEACVLMRQAGLSPWINTIGIYGYDPAMDVQDMTAKQIAHMLWYVVDGRFKGKNEAPLSDETAFNAFHLAFAEVEATFLQSKKTGRWWMQLPDKRYIACSYHDYLVASNNDIPERWLRAMERG, from the coding sequence ATGGCTTCTCTTACGTTACTGGCAGACTTCCTCGAACCCCTGAACCTGTTCGCGCTTTCCGACGATGAAGGTTACCAGGAAGGCCAGCTTGGCACCGTGATCAAAGCTTACGAAGAGGAGTTCCCCGATCTGGACGACGCGGATATTATTCTGCTGGGCTGTGGCGAACAACGCGGTACCGGTCGGCCGGTGAACAACAATGCCGCGCCTGATGCCATCCGTAAACAATTCTACCAGTTGCATTACTGGCACCGCGATATGGTGATCGCCGATATAGGGAACGTAAAAACCGGCGCTTCCCTTAACGATACCTATGCCGCACTTTATTCCGTATTACAGGAACTCATCGCCGCGGGCAAAACAGTGGTGATCCTCGGCGGTAGCCACGACCTCACCCTGGCGCAGTACAAAGCCTACGCCAACCTGGAACGGGTGATAGAAGCCGTTTGCGTGGATGCACGCATCGACCTGGCGATCGACTCCGTTCACTGGAACGATAACTTCCTCATGGAAATGCTCACCTCAGAACCTAACTTCATCCGGCATTTCAGTCATGTGGGTTTCCAGAGCTACCTCGTTCAACCCCGTATGCTGGAAACACTCGACAAACTCCGCTTCGATTGTTACCGCGTGGGGCACGTAAAAGAAAGACCGGAAGAAATGGAGCCGGTGATCCGCCACGCCAGCCTTTTCAGCTTCGATGTGGCGGCCATCGCCCACGCCTACGCCCCCGTAAACAGAATTACCCCCAACGGTTTCAACGGAGAAGAAGCCTGCGTGCTGATGCGACAAGCCGGCCTGAGTCCCTGGATCAACACCATCGGCATCTATGGCTACGACCCCGCAATGGATGTGCAGGACATGACCGCAAAGCAGATTGCGCACATGCTATGGTATGTTGTGGACGGAAGGTTCAAAGGAAAGAACGAAGCGCCACTCTCGGATGAAACAGCTTTCAACGCGTTTCACCTCGCCTTCGCGGAAGTGGAAGCCACTTTCCTGCAAAGTAAAAAAACCGGCCGCTGGTGGATGCAACTCCCCGATAAAAGATATATTGCCTGCTCCTACCACGATTACCTGGTGGCCAGCAACAACGATATTCCCGAAAGATGGCTCCGTGCCATGGAAAGAGGGTAA
- a CDS encoding 3-hydroxyacyl-CoA dehydrogenase family protein translates to MSKKIAICGAGTMGSGIALVCARAGFDTLLFDLQAGALAKAETANKLFLEQQLNKGRIDAATMNATLEKLAYSADPNEVRADIIIEAIVEQMPAKIALFSQLAAQNSDGAIFASNTSSLSVSTLASALPHPERVAGLHFFNPAPLMKLVEVVKGNATSEAVMETLVTFTQQLGKTPVVCKDAPGFIVNRVARHYYLEALRIAEQTNTSFETIDAALENAGFKMGPFRLMDMIGNDVNFAVTTSLYEACGNAPRFQPSPIQAEKVRNNELGRKTGKGYYAY, encoded by the coding sequence ATGAGTAAAAAAATCGCCATATGCGGCGCGGGCACAATGGGTAGCGGAATTGCACTCGTTTGTGCCCGTGCCGGTTTTGATACCCTGCTGTTCGACCTGCAGGCCGGAGCACTTGCCAAAGCGGAAACCGCAAACAAGCTGTTCCTGGAACAACAGCTGAACAAAGGAAGAATAGATGCGGCCACCATGAACGCTACACTGGAAAAGCTGGCTTATTCAGCTGATCCCAACGAAGTGAGGGCAGATATCATCATAGAAGCGATCGTGGAGCAAATGCCCGCTAAAATTGCATTGTTCTCCCAACTGGCCGCGCAGAACAGCGATGGTGCCATCTTCGCCAGCAATACTTCCTCGTTGTCGGTATCCACATTGGCTTCAGCCCTGCCACACCCTGAACGGGTGGCCGGATTGCATTTCTTCAATCCCGCGCCACTCATGAAACTGGTGGAAGTGGTAAAAGGTAATGCTACTTCAGAAGCTGTGATGGAAACCCTGGTCACTTTCACGCAACAACTCGGTAAAACACCCGTGGTTTGTAAAGACGCGCCCGGTTTTATCGTGAACCGCGTGGCAAGGCATTATTACCTGGAAGCCTTGCGCATCGCGGAACAAACCAACACTTCCTTTGAAACGATAGACGCCGCATTGGAAAACGCCGGTTTCAAAATGGGTCCCTTCCGGCTGATGGACATGATCGGTAACGACGTGAACTTCGCCGTTACCACTTCTCTTTATGAAGCGTGTGGCAACGCCCCGCGTTTTCAGCCTTCTCCCATACAGGCGGAGAAAGTAAGGAACAATGAACTGGGTCGGAAGACGGGTAAGGGCTACTATGCGTATTAA